GTCGCCATGAAATAGAGTGATTCAGGCGCAATATCAAAACCACATTCCCAGGCCAAAGTAGGCCAGGAGTCAAGGTAGAACTTCGAAAATGCTTTTGGGTCACGCAAGGATTCAGCAATTTTATATTTGAATATTGTTTCCTTCAAATCAACCTCTCCAGACTCACCCGTGTTAAATTTTAAAAACACCTTAAAATCTTTGACATATCGCGCTTCTAATAAATAGACGGAGTCCATGTCGATTCCCCTCATGTTTAAATTAACGGTTTTATTGAAGATTTGAAAATTATAGACCTCCCATGTCCTGATTTTTTATAACCTGCTGGATTTGTATCTTTTTCCCGCAGATTCAATGGCAGCCCATCAAATCTGCCAAAGGTCTGTTATTTTCATGATAGATTGTCAAAGAACGGTTACAACTTTACCGGACGATACGATATTTTTTTGCCCAGCAGAAAATCGGCAAATGTCCTCACCTGGGCCTGGATCGTATTCCTGTGCCCGGCCGGCCCCTGCATGATCTGCTCGTAGGCGGCCAGAAAGGTTTTGTATAGCCGGGGTTTCATCTCCACCGGGCGGTTGGATGCCATCTCCTTTTCATCGGTATAGACTTTCTGTCCGGGTTTACGGTAAACAAAATCCTCGGGCTTGATCATTTTCCGGTTCAGCAGCTGGAGCACGAACCGGTCTGCAACGGGAGCCCGGTATTCTTCCACCAGGTCACAGGCCAGAGACGGGCGGCCATAGCTGATCTCATGGAGCGCCCCAAGATAGGGATCAAGTCCACATGTTTTGATGGCAGATATCACCTCGTTTGTCAACAAGGTATACACAAATGAAAGCAGGGCATTGACCGGATCTTTGGGCGGACGGCGGTTCCGGCCGTTGAAGAAGAAAACGTCGTTGCGGATCAGCAGAGGAAACACACTGAAGTAAATCCGGGATCCGGCCCCTTCAATGCCCCGGACAATTGATTTTTCTCTGGCGGCTTTCAAAGATGACGTCAGGGATGTCAGGGCCGCAGCCCCGGCTTTCAACTTTGGCTCATTGTAATCCCGCCCCCGGCGCAGCAGAAAAGCGGCCATGTTTTCCAGTTTGCCCTGAACAATGATTTTCATGACGTTCAGGCTGTCATTCGGATCGGATAACCTTTCATACTGGGCCTTTCGCAAGGCTACATGCCTGTGCTCGTCGATCATGAGCCTGGCCCGGAACCGGCCGGTGGGGGTGAGAAACACGGTTTCCACCCGGTGTCTGATCAGATAATCCATTACCGGACCCGTGAGAGACACGTGTCCGGTAAGAATCAGTTTGGTCAGGTCTTTGGCCGGTACCGTGTCCAGCACCGTGCCCTGCTTCACGATTTTCAGGGTGTCTCCGCTTTTGGCCAGAAAACTGCCCTGTTCCACGACATACAGGTTTTCCATCACATTGTTTTCCTATGCCGGAAACCGCTCCATCTGCTGGATGGCGATTTTCCGGTGAATGATTCTTGCTGCGGATTCCAGTGTTGTCATAATCGTTTCCTTAGGGTTTCTGACAGGTATTACGGCACTGGATGAGGAAAATAAAAAAGGAAAAATAACAAAACTTGACCACAAAACTTGACCATGTTAATGATTATGAAAACAGGAGGTGATGGCATGACTCAAACAATTTCGATCTCGGAATTCAAAGCAACCTGCCTTAAAATCATAGATCAGGTGAAAAACACGGGGATATCCGTTATCGTCACCAAAAGAGGGAAACCCTATGCATTGGTGACCCGGCCGCCGGCTACGGAAAACAATGGATCCTGGATAGGAAGCTTCAAAGATCAGATAAAAATCACCGGCGACATTCTGGAACCGGTTGTGGATGAAAAAGAATGGGATGTGTTGAAATGAATCTACTGCTGGACACACATATCCTTTTATGGAGTCTCACCGGCTCTGATAAACTGCCGGATGAAATGAAAAAGGCACTTGAAGATCCAGTCAGCACCCTTTGGCTGTCCCCCATTTCCACGTGGGAAATATTGATGCTTCATGAAAAAAACAGAATCCGGATCGATCATGCCGATCCGGTTGAATGGATCGAACGGGTGCTGGGCAGCATTCCTTTCAAAGAAGCGTCTTTGAATCATGAAGTAGCCATTCAAAGCAGACAGGTGAAATTACCGCATCAAGACCCTGCGGATCGATTTCTCGTTGCCACTGCACTGGTTTACGACCTGACATTTATGACAGTGGATCAGAAGATTCTTGATTCCGACCGGGTTGAGATTTGTTTCAAATGATCCGAAGCGCCATGATCAATATTTTCCTATGACAGAAACCGCTCCACCTGCTGGATGGCGATTTTCAGGTTTTCAACGGCCTGGGTCAGGTTCTGTACCTTGCCGGAAACCGGCGTTTTTTTTTCATCCATTTTCTGCCAGGCCTGGACCTGTATCAGCGGGTGGATATATCCGGTATGGTCCGGCCGGATGTCGCAGAAATCCACGGTAGCCGCCGTCAGGGAATGAATCCGTTTGCATCCCAAAGGCGTGCCGCGCAGCCGGCTGAGTTTGTAATCCACCATGTGCGAATTGTATTCCGGATCATGCTGGAACAGATAATGAAGAATTTTTTTCCCATCCGGCAAAAACCCCAGGGTCTGGAACAGGATTTTTTCTTCCCTGACCCGCAACCCCCGGCCTTCCCTGGCCAGAGCGATCAACTGCCCCAGGGGCGGGCACAGGCGCTGAAGTTCAAACAGCCCGGGATATTCCTTTGTCAGCGCTTCCAGGTTCGGATGGGTCACCAGTTTGGAAGTGGCAGCCGTTTTCGGACCGGAAGTGAACTTCCGGGAATCCGCTTTTTCAACTTTTTCCAGAAACGCCAGCTGCAACGGGATCTCTTTTTTAACGCATTCCGGAAAATAAGACCGTTTGCCGGACAGCCGGTGGATGCCCAGGGGCAGTTTCACCAGATTGCCGAATCCCTTGCCGCTCAACTGGTCCTGCTTGGGAAACACTTCCAGTTCAAAACAGGACAGGTCTTTTCTCAACGGGTCCACCAGTCCTGCCAAAGCCTTGCGCATCACAGAGGCCGCCACGGGCCGGTCTGTAAAATACCAGAAATGAAACCCCTTGCCCCCGCTGACCTCCACCAGCGGTGTCAGACCCAGTTCCCGGGACGATTCCCTGATCCGGGTGATCATGTATACCTGCTCTTTTTTGATCCGGGCCTGGTCTGCCTGCTTCCGGGGGGTGATGCGCAGCGGTTTCACCAGGTCCGCATCGATGATGCCGCATTGGACCGTGGCATCCTGGGCCATCAGATAGATGCCGTAGGTTTTCAATCCCTTGAGATGCTCTTCCAGATCGGCTTTGTCCATGGGCCGGCGCACGGGCACATAACCGGATTTCCCTTCATTTTTGTCCGCCCATTGCCGGGCGAACACATCATCACGGCCGGCAAACAGATCCATGAAACGGTCCAGTAAAGCCTGCCAGGCATGCATCCGGGCAAAGGGATCTTCAGCTGCGGCCAGATCCGGGTCCATCCGTCGAGGACTGTCAGCTGGCTCCGACTTTCCGGATATCCAGGCTGCGATCTCTTCCCTGGTCAGATACCGGCCGGCCAGGGCCGCAGCCGAAGACAGCCGCGTCCGGTAATCCAGGATATCCAGCAACCGGATATAGGGTTCCCAGATCCCGGCATTGTCCGGATCATTTTCTGTCAGGAACCCATAGATCTCCAGGGCCGTGTCCGGCAATCCCGCAATCTGGGCCAGAGAGGCCCATTCCAGGGCCTGGGGCACGGGGAGCTTCTGCCACACGACTTGTCTGGCAAGGACCTCCCGGACCCGGGCGTTTTCCGGATTTTCCAGCACGGCTTTTTCCAGGCGCCGCACCAGCAGGGTGTAATCTGTTCCCGGTGGGGCAGT
This portion of the Desulfotignum phosphitoxidans DSM 13687 genome encodes:
- a CDS encoding DUF2442 domain-containing protein translates to MDSVYLLEARYVKDFKVFLKFNTGESGEVDLKETIFKYKIAESLRDPKAFSKFYLDSWPTLAWECGFDIAPESLYFMATGKSKIESTSVA
- the cas1 gene encoding CRISPR-associated endonuclease Cas1, yielding MENLYVVEQGSFLAKSGDTLKIVKQGTVLDTVPAKDLTKLILTGHVSLTGPVMDYLIRHRVETVFLTPTGRFRARLMIDEHRHVALRKAQYERLSDPNDSLNVMKIIVQGKLENMAAFLLRRGRDYNEPKLKAGAAALTSLTSSLKAAREKSIVRGIEGAGSRIYFSVFPLLIRNDVFFFNGRNRRPPKDPVNALLSFVYTLLTNEVISAIKTCGLDPYLGALHEISYGRPSLACDLVEEYRAPVADRFVLQLLNRKMIKPEDFVYRKPGQKVYTDEKEMASNRPVEMKPRLYKTFLAAYEQIMQGPAGHRNTIQAQVRTFADFLLGKKISYRPVKL
- a CDS encoding type II toxin-antitoxin system Phd/YefM family antitoxin, giving the protein MTQTISISEFKATCLKIIDQVKNTGISVIVTKRGKPYALVTRPPATENNGSWIGSFKDQIKITGDILEPVVDEKEWDVLK
- a CDS encoding type II toxin-antitoxin system VapC family toxin — protein: MNLLLDTHILLWSLTGSDKLPDEMKKALEDPVSTLWLSPISTWEILMLHEKNRIRIDHADPVEWIERVLGSIPFKEASLNHEVAIQSRQVKLPHQDPADRFLVATALVYDLTFMTVDQKILDSDRVEICFK
- a CDS encoding CRISPR-associated primase-polymerase type A1, producing MKPSATTQVLSETTTKGRSKNTAPPGTDYTLLVRRLEKAVLENPENARVREVLARQVVWQKLPVPQALEWASLAQIAGLPDTALEIYGFLTENDPDNAGIWEPYIRLLDILDYRTRLSSAAALAGRYLTREEIAAWISGKSEPADSPRRMDPDLAAAEDPFARMHAWQALLDRFMDLFAGRDDVFARQWADKNEGKSGYVPVRRPMDKADLEEHLKGLKTYGIYLMAQDATVQCGIIDADLVKPLRITPRKQADQARIKKEQVYMITRIRESSRELGLTPLVEVSGGKGFHFWYFTDRPVAASVMRKALAGLVDPLRKDLSCFELEVFPKQDQLSGKGFGNLVKLPLGIHRLSGKRSYFPECVKKEIPLQLAFLEKVEKADSRKFTSGPKTAATSKLVTHPNLEALTKEYPGLFELQRLCPPLGQLIALAREGRGLRVREEKILFQTLGFLPDGKKILHYLFQHDPEYNSHMVDYKLSRLRGTPLGCKRIHSLTAATVDFCDIRPDHTGYIHPLIQVQAWQKMDEKKTPVSGKVQNLTQAVENLKIAIQQVERFLS